A genomic region of Desulfosarcina ovata subsp. ovata contains the following coding sequences:
- a CDS encoding Druantia anti-phage system protein DruA encodes MSESMTIQGRKLFSEDIELIRRLMADNPDWHRSRLSIELCRMWNWRTDKGQPKDIACRSMLRKLEQRQFIVLPPPLRPGNHSRQIPDMPHRRDPIEGVLDDLRPVEIIMVSGRSDNDHLFHCLMDRYHYLGCRGHVGEHMKYMVYDRHERPLACLLFGSAAWKTTPRDRYIGWNVATRQGNLKLLTNNTRFLILPWVRIPNLASFILGACLRRLRSDWSTRYGHDLCLVETFVDRSRFEGTCYQAANWLKLGQTKGRSRQDRYRKLKVPVKDLYVYPLTADFKKRLCAAG; translated from the coding sequence ATGAGTGAGAGCATGACCATTCAGGGGCGCAAATTATTTTCCGAAGATATTGAACTGATTCGTCGGCTGATGGCCGACAATCCGGATTGGCACCGCAGTCGGTTATCCATCGAACTGTGCCGAATGTGGAATTGGCGCACCGATAAAGGTCAGCCCAAAGATATTGCCTGCCGTTCAATGTTGCGTAAGCTAGAACAACGCCAGTTCATCGTGCTGCCGCCACCGTTGCGACCGGGAAATCATTCCCGGCAGATACCTGACATGCCTCATCGTCGCGACCCCATCGAGGGAGTGCTGGACGATCTTCGTCCTGTTGAAATCATCATGGTCAGTGGCCGTTCAGACAACGATCACCTTTTTCATTGTCTAATGGATCGCTACCATTATTTGGGGTGCCGGGGTCACGTTGGCGAGCATATGAAGTATATGGTCTATGATCGCCACGAAAGGCCCCTGGCCTGCCTGCTTTTTGGATCGGCAGCCTGGAAAACAACACCACGAGACCGTTACATCGGATGGAACGTGGCTACACGCCAAGGGAATCTGAAGCTGTTGACCAACAACACCCGGTTTTTGATTCTACCCTGGGTTCGCATTCCCAACTTGGCCAGTTTCATTCTGGGCGCTTGTCTCAGGCGGTTGCGGTCCGATTGGTCCACGCGCTATGGTCACGATTTGTGCCTGGTCGAAACCTTCGTCGATCGTTCCCGCTTTGAAGGGACCTGTTATCAGGCTGCCAACTGGCTAAAATTGGGGCAAACCAAAGGCCGCAGCCGTCAAGATCGCTATCGAAAGTTGAAGGTGCCGGTCAAAGACCTGTACGTTTATCCGTTGACAGCCGATTTCAAAAAGCGCTTATGTGCCGCAGGCTGA
- a CDS encoding DUF4384 domain-containing protein has translation MGRLFEVPYWRCIPGAEPDPVVIKMVRKDFENVSSETQISTIQALLKRHGYQLTVTGKIDRETLDAIHRYANDIDEYIDRRIGPDLYCHLFLNMPLATESVKKSVPPDSMSKKESTEFQSDSLPIELHAALIYSPRWSPQPLRLKSGGRMMSGDRYKFLIMPEQDCFLYIFQSDAANQLSMLFPMESFGDVQVNNLNPVKGQSAFALPGPESSFILDKQKGIERIYVIAAPKADTKLEELGRQLNKANHETARNGIGAELMEYLGAKELTRATLPGATFTMDGNGGSEVKIDADKFQTSKKRVYLLEFEHR, from the coding sequence TTGGGACGGCTATTTGAAGTCCCTTACTGGCGCTGCATTCCGGGTGCCGAACCTGACCCCGTCGTGATCAAAATGGTCAGAAAAGATTTTGAGAATGTTTCCAGCGAGACTCAAATTTCAACCATCCAGGCATTGCTCAAACGACATGGATACCAACTGACTGTGACTGGTAAAATCGACCGAGAAACTCTTGATGCGATTCACCGGTATGCAAATGATATAGATGAGTATATTGATCGAAGAATAGGGCCGGATCTATACTGCCATCTGTTTTTGAATATGCCCCTGGCAACAGAATCGGTAAAAAAATCTGTGCCCCCTGATAGTATGTCAAAAAAGGAATCCACAGAATTTCAGTCGGATTCCTTGCCAATCGAATTGCATGCGGCCCTGATCTATAGTCCTCGTTGGTCCCCACAGCCCCTTCGCTTGAAATCAGGCGGCCGAATGATGTCCGGCGACCGCTACAAGTTCCTTATTATGCCCGAACAAGACTGTTTTTTATATATATTCCAATCTGATGCAGCAAACCAACTCTCCATGCTGTTTCCGATGGAAAGTTTTGGGGACGTACAGGTAAATAATCTTAATCCGGTCAAGGGACAATCCGCCTTCGCACTGCCTGGACCGGAAAGTAGTTTTATTCTTGATAAACAAAAGGGTATTGAGCGAATTTACGTCATTGCCGCGCCCAAAGCTGACACCAAATTGGAGGAACTCGGGCGGCAGCTTAACAAAGCTAATCATGAGACAGCCCGCAACGGGATCGGTGCCGAGTTAATGGAATATTTGGGTGCGAAGGAGTTGACCCGGGCAACTTTGCCGGGTGCAACGTTCACCATGGATGGCAACGGTGGGAGCGAGGTTAAAATTGATGCCGACAAATTTCAAACATCCAAGAAGCGGGTCTATCTGCTGGAATTCGAACATCGTTAA
- a CDS encoding zf-HC2 domain-containing protein, which translates to MNVEKRYQSLVTSTGRIYNRVLSRKSCISKGLLSDYLNGDLGDALSQEISNHIATCESCQMAKMKVAADQTEFEMIMDRDPDHGLNSVLGPSGAKRIAAMTENQQRLRFQEKLTKTKESLIEWASPLWEPMLAGQPVTAADLTEQSRQFEMDYGEYINISCFWQGQSRESEPHVRLTWRANLISPSNLWVRFVNPETQITYSEFPLGLHLEGEKRFDQNELGFDPAAQKWAVSIVVEKIEP; encoded by the coding sequence ATGAATGTCGAGAAAAGATATCAAAGTTTGGTTACCAGTACTGGACGAATCTACAATAGGGTGTTGTCACGAAAAAGCTGTATATCAAAAGGGCTGTTGAGTGATTATCTCAATGGCGATCTGGGTGATGCTTTAAGCCAGGAAATTTCAAACCACATTGCAACTTGTGAATCGTGTCAAATGGCAAAAATGAAAGTTGCGGCCGACCAGACCGAGTTTGAAATGATAATGGACCGCGACCCTGATCATGGATTGAATTCGGTTTTGGGGCCAAGTGGCGCGAAAAGAATAGCGGCTATGACAGAGAATCAGCAACGACTCCGGTTCCAAGAAAAACTTACAAAAACAAAAGAATCACTGATTGAATGGGCGTCACCCCTTTGGGAGCCGATGCTGGCCGGCCAACCTGTAACCGCTGCGGACCTGACCGAACAATCCCGTCAGTTTGAAATGGACTATGGTGAATACATCAACATCTCCTGCTTCTGGCAGGGACAAAGCCGAGAATCCGAGCCCCATGTCCGTTTGACCTGGCGTGCAAATCTGATCTCTCCCAGCAACCTGTGGGTTCGATTTGTCAACCCTGAGACCCAAATCACATATTCCGAATTCCCTTTGGGACTGCATCTCGAAGGCGAAAAACGCTTCGATCAAAACGAGTTGGGTTTTGATCCGGCGGCCCAAAAATGGGCGGTTTCTATTGTTGTGGAAAAAATAGAGCCATAG
- a CDS encoding sigma-70 domain-containing protein, translating into MVENFFETFWSLTKGFSLSRADGEPDNGTTIEVRRYRLLTLIKQVRRMAIRKFYQMPDSFTASHELDDWIQEAFIIMFECCEAYDHRGPFDHHVRFMVSRRLTSLQRKIFRENPPANRTLFKIVHELKQDLGREPTASEIAEHTGRPVKEIEGMIVEGFNLRMVISGVDIDSHISKNQESLLSGQQDEPINSAQVEGRAGISPENQVIRQEARRILMKCIEKLLPEARLLFIRHEFEGISFGKIYKKLSTKNVSIATFKRRYQSDVYNPVKVCVTSQYQIQS; encoded by the coding sequence ATGGTAGAGAATTTTTTTGAAACTTTTTGGTCACTTACTAAAGGCTTTTCATTGAGCCGGGCGGATGGCGAACCGGATAACGGCACCACGATCGAGGTCCGGCGGTATCGCCTGCTGACATTAATCAAACAAGTCCGCCGCATGGCCATCCGAAAATTTTATCAAATGCCGGATTCTTTCACGGCAAGCCATGAATTGGATGACTGGATCCAAGAGGCGTTCATTATAATGTTTGAATGCTGTGAGGCTTATGATCATCGTGGCCCATTTGATCATCACGTACGTTTTATGGTTTCCCGTCGTCTGACAAGTCTCCAGAGAAAAATATTCAGAGAAAACCCTCCAGCCAACAGGACGTTGTTTAAAATCGTCCATGAGTTGAAACAGGACTTGGGACGAGAACCGACGGCATCAGAAATTGCGGAGCATACGGGGCGACCCGTCAAAGAAATCGAAGGAATGATCGTCGAAGGTTTTAACCTGCGAATGGTTATCAGTGGCGTCGATATTGATAGCCACATCAGCAAGAACCAAGAATCGTTGCTTTCAGGCCAACAAGATGAACCGATAAATTCTGCGCAGGTAGAAGGAAGGGCGGGCATTTCCCCAGAAAACCAGGTAATTCGCCAAGAAGCACGCCGAATTTTGATGAAATGCATTGAAAAACTATTGCCCGAAGCCAGGCTCCTGTTCATTCGGCATGAATTCGAAGGCATCTCTTTTGGTAAAATTTATAAAAAGCTAAGTACAAAAAATGTCAGCATAGCGACATTCAAACGTCGTTACCAATCTGATGTTTACAATCCTGTAAAGGTGTGCGTCACTTCGCAATATCAAATACAATCATGA
- a CDS encoding bifunctional acetyl-CoA hydrolase/transferase family protein/GNAT family N-acetyltransferase, producing MDLKKACPKKLVDAETAMSKIKNGSRVFIGSGCGEPQHLIRTIVEDLNMQDIMLYQMLSWTFANYVDDPQFMKRFSLKLFFISAHMRKAAFEGKIDYIPTYLSQIPRYFANRRIVLDVALIQVSPPDKFGYCSLGVSVDITLAGMQNAKLVIAQVNPRMPRTWGDSMVHINEIDYLVPFEEPLVEARPHFKNPNVADRIGFYVNQLVDDGATIQIGFGHLPNTILGNLTDKRDLGIHTQLITDAFLPLLEQKVITNRKKTLHPGKVLTSMCMGSEKLYRYVDNNPMFSFCSSEFVNDPTVIALNDNLISISSALEIDLTGQVCTDSMGHLFYSGIGDQVDFLRGSAMSKGGFSVIALPSTAQNDQVSRIVPHLSEGAGVATTRGDVNFVVTEYGIAELSGKSIYQRVMELAQISHPKFREEIIAVAKTRHYIFSDQLPPTQDDLIFLERYKNQMPLKNGKIVEFRPLLPSDEFAYRNFFYSLQEKTIYFRFFYKMNLFSHEVVQKQWASVDYRKNMSIIGQVRIGGHQEIIAIGSYADEDEGNPRAEVAFVVREDFQGMGIASYLLAIMQPIAKENNFTGFMATVLRENKAMLRVFKKRYPNAKTIVTGGNEVSILMEFSDAVEWGRKVASDKSGEDDVCICPVPDTNRKEPFKP from the coding sequence ATGGATTTGAAGAAAGCCTGTCCGAAGAAGCTGGTTGATGCAGAAACCGCCATGTCCAAAATCAAAAACGGCAGCAGGGTGTTTATTGGTTCTGGGTGTGGGGAGCCGCAGCATCTGATTCGAACCATTGTGGAAGACCTGAACATGCAGGACATCATGCTCTACCAGATGCTATCATGGACCTTCGCTAATTATGTGGACGATCCCCAGTTCATGAAACGCTTCTCGCTCAAGCTTTTCTTTATCAGCGCCCACATGAGAAAAGCGGCCTTCGAGGGGAAAATCGATTATATTCCCACCTACCTCTCTCAGATCCCACGTTACTTTGCCAATCGCCGTATCGTCCTGGACGTGGCTCTGATTCAGGTCAGCCCGCCGGATAAATTCGGTTATTGCAGTCTCGGTGTATCCGTGGATATTACCCTGGCCGGCATGCAGAATGCCAAATTGGTCATTGCTCAGGTCAACCCGCGCATGCCGCGAACCTGGGGAGACAGCATGGTTCATATCAATGAGATCGATTACCTGGTGCCATTCGAAGAACCCCTCGTCGAGGCCCGGCCCCATTTCAAAAACCCGAATGTGGCCGATCGCATCGGTTTTTACGTCAACCAACTGGTGGACGACGGCGCCACGATCCAGATCGGGTTCGGCCATCTGCCCAACACCATCCTTGGGAACCTGACCGACAAACGCGATCTGGGCATCCATACCCAGCTGATCACCGATGCATTCCTGCCGCTGCTCGAGCAGAAGGTGATCACCAACCGGAAAAAGACCCTGCATCCCGGCAAGGTATTGACATCAATGTGTATGGGCTCGGAAAAGCTCTACCGCTACGTTGATAACAATCCCATGTTTTCTTTCTGCTCATCGGAGTTCGTCAACGATCCCACGGTCATCGCCCTCAACGATAATCTCATCTCAATCAGCTCGGCCCTGGAGATTGACCTGACCGGTCAGGTCTGTACGGACTCCATGGGCCATCTGTTCTACAGCGGCATCGGCGACCAAGTCGATTTCCTACGCGGCAGCGCCATGTCCAAAGGCGGATTTTCCGTCATCGCCCTGCCGTCCACCGCCCAGAATGACCAAGTGTCCAGGATCGTACCGCACTTGAGCGAGGGAGCTGGGGTGGCCACCACGCGTGGCGACGTCAACTTTGTGGTCACCGAATACGGCATCGCCGAGCTCTCCGGCAAAAGCATCTACCAGCGGGTCATGGAACTGGCTCAGATTTCGCATCCGAAATTCCGCGAAGAGATCATCGCGGTGGCAAAAACCCGCCACTACATTTTTTCCGACCAGCTTCCGCCCACCCAGGATGACCTGATTTTTCTCGAACGCTACAAAAACCAGATGCCTTTGAAGAATGGCAAAATCGTCGAATTCAGACCGCTGCTGCCCTCGGACGAGTTCGCCTATCGCAATTTTTTTTACTCGCTACAGGAAAAAACCATCTATTTCCGTTTCTTTTACAAAATGAATCTTTTCTCCCATGAGGTGGTCCAGAAGCAGTGGGCCAGCGTGGACTACCGCAAAAACATGTCCATCATCGGCCAGGTGCGCATCGGTGGGCATCAGGAGATCATCGCTATCGGTTCCTATGCCGACGAAGACGAAGGCAATCCCAGAGCCGAAGTGGCCTTCGTGGTACGTGAGGATTTTCAGGGCATGGGAATCGCCTCCTACCTCCTGGCCATCATGCAACCCATTGCCAAGGAAAATAATTTTACAGGTTTTATGGCCACCGTGCTGCGTGAAAACAAAGCTATGCTGCGGGTCTTTAAAAAACGCTACCCCAATGCAAAAACAATAGTCACGGGCGGTAATGAAGTCAGTATCCTCATGGAGTTCAGCGACGCCGTGGAGTGGGGACGAAAAGTTGCCAGCGATAAATCGGGAGAGGATGATGTGTGTATATGTCCGGTTCCCGACACCAATAGAAAAGAACCATTCAAGCCATAG
- a CDS encoding OmpA family protein, with translation MYMLRLFISCLLLAFLPLVAQAAESLSVDEFTEALSPPKSVASSETNEPVEKKPRFKFRGIGGIQEIPSKPSVTMHLTFALDSAKLSERSKAVLTNLGQALEKKALRGYLYQLEGHTCDLGTEEHNMDLSQRRALAVRNYLADNFELDSKQFEVAWFGETQPLGPNTDETARHQNRRVVIKNTLKAFDLSIDGNQPVVMQVKCLRGQVEEVVSDGETLAADDRYAVEFKTTDQMYVYLYQVDTIGKQQPLFPNAKFSDSNNPVPPDSYRRLPSPGQWFFLDDKSGKEQIILFAAKKTIDDPNAYCAELVSDEAMMPLMAENSKGTFKTRGLGGIVHETIETKNEQDIRSSKLAESKAESSENNNVYMVRLFFIHR, from the coding sequence ATGTATATGCTACGATTGTTCATATCTTGCCTTCTGTTAGCTTTCCTTCCCCTTGTTGCCCAGGCTGCGGAGTCTCTATCTGTTGATGAATTTACCGAAGCGTTGTCACCCCCTAAATCTGTAGCGTCTTCTGAAACTAACGAACCGGTCGAAAAGAAGCCAAGATTTAAATTCCGCGGAATAGGTGGTATCCAGGAGATTCCCTCTAAACCAAGTGTTACAATGCATTTGACGTTTGCCTTGGACAGCGCCAAGTTGAGTGAACGATCCAAAGCCGTGTTGACCAACTTGGGGCAGGCACTGGAGAAAAAGGCCCTGCGCGGATATTTATACCAATTGGAAGGCCATACCTGCGATTTGGGAACGGAGGAGCACAACATGGATCTTTCTCAAAGGCGGGCATTGGCTGTGCGAAACTATCTGGCAGACAATTTCGAGCTTGATTCCAAGCAATTTGAAGTAGCCTGGTTTGGTGAAACCCAACCATTGGGCCCCAATACCGACGAAACCGCACGGCACCAAAATCGGCGAGTAGTGATCAAAAACACCTTGAAAGCATTTGACCTGTCTATTGACGGTAATCAACCGGTTGTGATGCAAGTTAAGTGTTTGCGCGGGCAGGTTGAGGAAGTTGTTTCCGATGGCGAAACATTAGCCGCTGATGATCGCTATGCCGTGGAGTTTAAAACCACAGATCAAATGTATGTATATTTGTATCAGGTAGATACCATCGGGAAACAGCAACCACTTTTTCCGAACGCCAAATTCTCCGATAGTAACAATCCCGTTCCGCCGGATTCTTACAGGCGGCTGCCGTCGCCAGGGCAATGGTTTTTTCTGGACGATAAGTCTGGTAAAGAACAAATAATCCTTTTCGCAGCAAAAAAAACAATTGATGACCCGAATGCTTATTGTGCTGAACTAGTTTCCGATGAAGCGATGATGCCTCTAATGGCTGAAAATTCAAAAGGCACCTTTAAAACGAGAGGATTAGGTGGAATTGTCCATGAAACAATAGAAACCAAAAATGAACAAGACATTCGAAGTTCAAAGTTAGCAGAATCTAAGGCTGAATCAAGTGAAAATAATAATGTTTATATGGTGCGCCTTTTTTTCATCCATCGCTAA
- a CDS encoding IS1634 family transposase yields MTIGVFSVIQDGMYIRRTTIKSKKDGETYFTHRLVESVRVGNKVKQRTIINLGKNFPFPREQWPDIACRVEGIINGQSSLFKLPEKIEQAAQHYAAQIIQTRSSQNNNTDKNDSIDAPDYRLIDIDSLELIRPRSVSIEHVSHETFLKLQLDKIFEGLGYNNHQIAAAIGSIVGRMAVPGSELSTHYWLQNRSGLGELIGYDYESMSLKRIYEISDRIYKDKEAIERHLYNRERFLFGFEEIITLYDLTNTFFEGSCKYNELGKHGKSKEKRSDCPLVTLALVLDSSGFPRRSKIFSGNVSEPSTLEEMISSLNKPSESSLEDDKQMSVFDKKKPVVVMDAGIATNDNVQWLQANHYRYLVVSRKRYREFDHDKAVEVKRDKDYIVKAYKKYVKETEETEIYCHSSEREKKDQSIQNRFSERFEADLKSLNDGLNQKGRLKIYEKVVEKVGRLKQKYTKAAKNYEITIHKDKGSKKATKITWKIKKNSDSSDSNPGVYCLRTNLNDLDETILWRTYTMLTDLEAVFRSLKSELGLRPVFHQITRRVKGHLFITLLAYHHVHTIRFRLKENGIHTSWSDLRKELDGQNRTTAVMRSKNGETIHVRKSTKAESRQLKIYDALGVPHSPGKVVKYEV; encoded by the coding sequence TTGACAATCGGTGTTTTTTCTGTAATTCAAGATGGCATGTATATCCGACGAACAACAATTAAGAGCAAAAAAGATGGCGAAACATATTTCACTCATCGCCTTGTTGAATCAGTTAGAGTTGGAAATAAGGTGAAGCAGCGCACTATTATAAATCTCGGTAAAAATTTTCCTTTTCCACGAGAACAATGGCCAGATATTGCTTGTCGTGTTGAGGGAATTATTAATGGTCAATCAAGTTTGTTTAAATTGCCGGAAAAAATTGAGCAAGCCGCACAGCATTATGCTGCACAAATCATACAAACCCGGTCGAGTCAAAACAACAATACAGACAAAAACGATAGTATAGATGCCCCCGATTACCGTTTGATTGATATCGATAGTCTTGAACTTATAAGACCGCGTAGCGTTAGTATTGAACATGTATCACATGAAACATTTCTCAAATTACAATTGGATAAAATATTTGAAGGTCTTGGATATAATAATCATCAAATAGCAGCTGCAATCGGAAGTATAGTTGGTCGAATGGCGGTTCCCGGCAGTGAGTTATCAACGCATTACTGGCTGCAAAATCGAAGCGGTTTAGGCGAATTAATCGGCTATGACTATGAAAGTATGTCGCTAAAACGAATCTATGAAATATCTGACCGTATTTACAAAGACAAAGAAGCGATTGAAAGGCATTTATACAACCGAGAACGTTTTTTGTTTGGTTTTGAAGAAATAATTACACTTTATGATTTGACAAACACATTTTTTGAGGGAAGCTGTAAGTATAATGAACTTGGCAAGCATGGAAAATCAAAAGAAAAACGCTCAGACTGTCCCTTGGTAACTTTGGCTTTAGTTTTGGACAGTAGCGGCTTTCCAAGAAGAAGTAAAATATTTTCCGGAAACGTTAGTGAGCCATCAACACTGGAAGAAATGATTTCAAGCTTGAATAAACCATCAGAAAGTTCATTAGAAGACGATAAGCAGATGAGTGTTTTTGATAAAAAGAAACCAGTTGTCGTAATGGATGCCGGGATAGCAACAAACGATAATGTACAATGGTTGCAGGCGAATCATTACCGATACCTTGTTGTCAGCAGGAAAAGATATAGAGAATTTGATCATGATAAAGCTGTTGAAGTAAAAAGAGATAAGGATTACATTGTTAAAGCGTACAAAAAATATGTCAAGGAAACAGAAGAGACTGAAATTTATTGTCATTCAAGTGAGCGAGAAAAAAAGGATCAGAGCATTCAAAATCGATTTTCAGAAAGATTTGAAGCAGACTTAAAATCATTGAACGATGGTTTAAATCAAAAAGGTCGGCTAAAGATTTATGAGAAGGTTGTTGAAAAAGTAGGACGGCTGAAACAAAAATATACCAAAGCTGCTAAAAATTATGAGATTACCATCCATAAAGATAAAGGATCAAAGAAGGCGACAAAGATTACCTGGAAGATAAAAAAAAATTCTGACTCTTCAGATTCAAATCCAGGCGTTTATTGTTTGAGAACAAACTTGAACGATCTGGATGAAACTATTCTTTGGCGTACATATACGATGTTGACTGATCTTGAAGCTGTATTTCGAAGTTTAAAATCGGAGTTGGGTTTACGGCCGGTGTTTCATCAAATAACGAGGAGAGTAAAAGGACATCTCTTTATCACATTATTAGCTTATCACCACGTTCATACAATCAGGTTTAGACTTAAAGAAAATGGGATTCATACAAGTTGGTCCGATTTGAGAAAAGAATTAGACGGCCAAAATCGAACAACAGCAGTAATGAGAAGTAAAAATGGCGAGACAATACATGTTAGAAAAAGCACAAAAGCAGAGTCTCGTCAACTAAAAATTTATGATGCACTGGGTGTGCCTCATAGTCCAGGAAAAGTGGTAAAATATGAGGTATAA